The genomic interval CCGCTCGTCaaataaaaaccaaaacaCTCGCATATAACAATTTTATATTCCATCTTTCCACCTGGACGGCTCTGATTCATCTGACCTCTCTGTTTCCCACACCCCAACCTCCACTCAGATCCTTTCCCTCCGAAATCCCTCCCCACCTTTACGTGGCACTCACCCCTCCAACACACGTCATCAGCCCCCACAGAATCCTTGTCATTTACTACAATTACGAGTCTACCCTCCGATCAAAACATACTTCTGTATTTCCCAAGTATGGAAAAAAATTACTGTAATATAATACGCAAGTAGCGTTAATGTTACGCCCCAAAGTCCCAAACTGGTCTCCATGCACAAATGAGATTTTTACCGAAGCGAAAAGTCAAACGGCTCAGATTGGAGTAATAACacagtaaataataaaattgacAGCCATAATTCCTTTTTTGAGCTTTTACTTCATAATCCGAAAACAAAATTTATAGAAGAAAACTCCGAAAAATGGGAGtcgttttaatttatttttaactaGGAAGGTTGTATATTGTCCGGCAATGAGGTTCGGAGACGTTTTAGGGGCGGCCCGGCTTGGATGGTAGACGAGTGAGTATTGCAACTCACGCAGGCGGCAGTGTCGAGCACACCGGCCGGGCTGGCGGGGGAGGACGGAGGAGCCGTGGCAGGGCTACCGGCTAATGAGGGACACGAGTCTATCAGGTACTCCTCCATGAGTTGGTGACAGCTTCTCACATTTTCCTGTtccaatgaaagaaaaaaattgtgatttaCCGCGAGTAAATAATTTCGTTCTTATTATTCTTTTCACAGCTTTCTATGCGTCGATTTCTCAATCGACTCTTCGATTTTCTCACAGTAGGTAACAATATTAATTACATTGCCAAAATTAACCCCCACAGAGTTCAAAATTAGCTCGCAGACCCATGGATAATTACTTTGTTTACTCTTTCGTCAAACACCACCCCTGCTTCGTCTTCCGGCACCGCAGACCCGACGCTTTCACCGGCGCCGCAGAGTACAGCCGCCGCCGCCACCGTCGACGGTGTAAAACCCAAGAAATCAATCACTGAGAAACACAACCAGATTATCAGaaacacaagaaaaaccaaacctttGTCTGAAAAAGACTACGTGCGAGTATTTTTACGTCGTATGGTTTTGAGAACTAGATCGGAAGAAGCCTCGAGAAGGTTGAGAGGCGAAGAAGCTGAGAGCTTAGAGATGAAATGAGGTAAGAAATCGAAGGGTGTGACTGAGCGGAGTCTCCAGTTGAGAGTGGACAAGACCCAAAGCTCCATTCTTTGGATTATTTTGGGTTCGAAGACGAATCTGGGCTCGAAGATTTGGAGGTCGACGATGTAAGGGACATGGGGCTCTTCCATCTTGGCCGCTAAAGACAAGCACGCCACCGAGAGCAGCTGAAACGGCCACCGCCCATGCTCTCTCTGCAATAAGAAAACAACATACAGTTTCATATAACAAACAAACCAAAAAAGGAAGAGCTTTTGTCGGAGAATGAATGACAGAGACAAAGATAGAGTTACCGGGAGGGAGCGGGTGGAGAGGAAACGGTCGAGATAGTTGACGGAGAGGAAAGCCGTGAGAGGGGCAAAGCGGTAGTGGGCGTGGACTTTGAGGATCCAGTTGATGGAGTCCTGACGGGCGGTGACGTCGACGGTGCAGTCACGGCAGAGGGAGATGTAGTCAGGGGAGGGGAGGTGGTGGGACTCGGAGTCGATGAGGCGGCGGAGGGTGGCGAAGGtgaaagaggaagaagacATGGGTGGGTTTTGGTCATGGCGAGGAGGGAGTGAGGATTTGGAACAGTGTGTATGGCATTGTCTTTTTAGAGAGACTGAGAGGGTTTgggttgggggggggggggggagtttTGGATTTGCTTGGTGTGAGTGAAGGAAGGAGTCTGGTTGTGTCCGTGTGGTGTGAATGAGTtggtttttccttttcttttacttggttttgttttgttgatttaTGGGGTGTTGTGTTGgtggagaagaaagagagaaagatggTGTTTCAGAGAATTGATCAA from Argentina anserina chromosome 2, drPotAnse1.1, whole genome shotgun sequence carries:
- the LOC126784488 gene encoding cyclin-D1-1-like encodes the protein MSSSSFTFATLRRLIDSESHHLPSPDYISLCRDCTVDVTARQDSINWILKVHAHYRFAPLTAFLSVNYLDRFLSTRSLPREHGRWPFQLLSVACLSLAAKMEEPHVPYIVDLQIFEPRFVFEPKIIQRMELWVLSTLNWRLRSVTPFDFLPHFISKLSASSPLNLLEASSDLVLKTIRLIDFLGFTPSTVAAAAVLCGAGESVGSAVPEDEAGVVFDERVNKENVRSCHQLMEEYLIDSCPSLAGSPATAPPSSPASPAGVLDTAACVSCNTHSSTIQAGPPLKRLRTSLPDNIQPS